The Candidatus Bathyarchaeota archaeon sequence CTGCTAAATGAGCGATTTCTGCATTCACAGTGTCACCTGACCTATGTGATACTACAGGTGTGTATAGTGCTTCTTTAGCCATTTTTGCGGCTTCCCAAGCGTCGGTGAGTGTTCCTATCTGATTTGGTTTTATTATTATCGAGTTTGCAGCGGCTTCCCTGATTCCATGTTTAAGTCGTTTAACGTTTGTAACAAATAGGTCGTCGCCGCATATGAGACAGTTGCTGGTTATTCTTGTTAGCCTCGCAAAATTTTCGAAATCTTCTTCGTGAAAAGGGTCTTCCACGTAGATTAGGTTGTATTTTTCGATTAATTCTAAAACGTATTCTACTTGCTCTTCTTGTGTTCTTTCAATTTTTTCATGAGAGTAAATGTAACGTTTCTTTTTTTGGTCCCAAAGCGATGATGCGGCGATGTCTAATCCTACTCTGCATTCGAATCCAAGTTGTTTTGAAACGTCTTCACATGCTTGCTTCATGAGTTCCAAGGCGCCGTTGTTGTTTATGTCGGCGATCCACGCGCCCTCATCACTTCTTCCACTGGTAAACGTTTTCTTGGTTTTTCTGAGAATTTCGCCCACTTTTCTGTGAAATGCCACGTTGGCTTTAGCGGCATCCCAAAAAGAGCTTGCACGGATAGGCAAAACCAGAAATTCCTGTATGTCTGGGGCTCTACCGTGGGCGTGTTTACCTCCGCTTAAGACATTCCCTAAAGGAAATGGAAGTTCATAAGCAAGGTAACCTCCAAGATATTCATATAAAGATACATGATGAGAGTCGGATGTTGCCTTTGCGGCGCACAAGGAGACTGCATAAGCAGTGTTTCCTCCTATTCGGCTGAAGTTTTCTGTCCCGTCGATTTCGTGGAGAAGGGAGTCTATTTCTTCTTGTTCATCTGCATTCATGCCAATTAGTTTAGGTGCAATTAATTTCTCAACAATCTCCACGGCTGCGTCTACATCGTCTTTTGGGTAATATACAACTTCAGCTAGGCCTTTACTTGCTCCCGCTGGCGCTGCGGTTCTTCCGAAACCAGATTTAGTTACTATGTCCACTTCTATTGTTTCTTCTCCGCGGCTGTTGAAGATTTTGCGCACCATAACTTCTTTTATTCGAGTGGACAAACCTTGGTAATTCCCCTTTTATGGTGGTCTCAGTTGTCTTTTTTTTCCAATTTCATAGAATTTGATGATTTCGTCGATTATTTCTACGTGAGAAAGAAGCATTCTCCGGCAGCAATAACGGGTTACGCTGAGATCATCTAAGATCTTGCCTGAATCTTCCCCCTCTTTTACTCGTCTAGCAAAATCCTCCCATTTATCGCCTACTACTTTGCCGCATGTGAAACAGCGAACAGGAATAATCATTTCTTAATTCATCCTTACCTGTAGCTTTTTTGCCTCTTGGCGCGAGCACCTGGTCCTCCGAATTTTTTCGGTTCTTTTCGTCGAGGGTCTCCTGCAAGCATGGTTCTGTCATATTCAGTGAAAATCGATTGTAAATGTTTACTTTTAGTCCACCTTAGAAGTCCTCTAGCGATTGCCATTCTTGCAGCCTCTGCCTGCCCCATGAAACCTCCACCTGAAACCTTTATGTTTACGTCAATTCGGTTCCGAAGCTCATCGCCAACTTGAAGAAGTGGCTCCATCATTTTTAGTCGAGCAGTTTGTGGCTCAAATATTTCTAGAGGAACATTGTTTATTCGAATTCTCCCTCTGCCAGCTCTTATTGTAGCTCTTGCTGTAGCGGTCTTTCTCTTTCCACTGATTGTTATAATTTTCTTTGAACTTGACATGTTATTCACCTGCTGGAATCCATCCAATTTCCTTGACTAGTTCGCCCACAGTAATATATGAGCATTTTAGCTTCTCAGCTTTTGCCTCGGATATTACTTCCACGTTTTGGTCTTTAAACTCTTGAGGTATCCCAACGAAAACACGTAACCTTTTGTGCGCTTCTTTACCTTTTGGCTTTTTTCGAGGTAGCATTCCTCGAATAGTGCGCTTTACAAATCGGTCGGGTCTTCTAGGATAGTATGGGCCTTTTCGGGGGTGCCCGATTTCCAACTTTCTTTTTGCCTCTTTTACTCTGCTAAGTCTTTTTCCTGAGATTACTGTTTTCTCTGCGTTTAGAATTATGATGCTTTCGCCCTGAAGAAGGCGTTTTGCGACTACAGTTGCCATTCTGCCAAGTATCAAATTATTAGCATCAACGACTGTTACATGTTTGCTTTGCAGTTTCATGTTTCTACCCAACAATTTTTACGTTTGAACCCTTAGGATTCTTTTTGACCAATTCATGGAACATTAAGCATTTCCCCTTTGCCTTTTTTATTTTTTCTTTTGCTGCAGCTGAAAATGTGAAGGCCGCAACTGTTGCGGGATGACGAAGTGCCCCAGACCCGAGCACTTTACCAGCAACAGCCACTACTTGACCTTTCTCAGTGTGGCGATTTATGCGGCTCAGGTTTACTGATATACGTCTGCTCCTTGGTTTAGACAAAGCGTCGGCTATGCTACCCCATATTTTTGCGTCATTTTCTCTTGCTGCTCTCTTCAAAAAGCGAATGAGATCAAGTAGTTGCGGATTGTCAGGTTTTGTTTTTCTCATCTTGCTTCCCTGTTGATTGGTTCAGAAAATCTTTTAGCTTTCCATCTAAGACGTTTAGTGCTTCTTGTAGAATTCTTTCTGGCAAAAGGGCACCTGTTGATTCAATGCCAAAAATGAACGAGTCTTCGTCCCACGTTACTTCTATTGCTTTGGGTTTTCTTTGGCAAGCGTCTACGCAGTCTTGACATAAGGTGCAGTTTTCAATATTTCGAATCTCGATTTTGTCTCCTGCTTTTACAAGGATGTTTTTTGGACAAACTTTTATGCAGTCGCCACAAAGGTTGCAAAGTCTAGTGTCAACCTTAATGATCGGCACATACTTGTAAGCGCACATAGAAACGGGCTGCCATCTTGCATGACTTTTACCTTTTCCTAACCGCGCGTAAGCTTCTAACCTTATTTTCTGTTCTGGCGCTAACTTGACCCAGGGAATCTTGTTACTAATTGGAACTATAGATGGGTTTTCCGACTTGAAGTCCCCGGAATACACTGTTATGGTATGGTCTTCTGCTTCTACGTCTAGTACCAGAGATACGCGGCACAAGTTGCATCCAAACTCGCTTTTGCAGGCACAGTTTTCAGGTAAGTTGTAGGTGTCTAGATCGGTCTTCAGCGGCGTAAGTCCAATTCGGTGAGCTAGAACTTCATCTCGAAGCGTGGAGGAGTTTTCGATAATCACCACGTCGTCTACGGCCATAGTAGGCACTTCTGAAATTATGATTCTTCGCAGTGTATTCGCGAAAGCCGCATTAGTTCCTTCAATAAGCAGACGTAATGAAACCTCATTCTTTTCTAAGATTTGAATTTTCACGAGTTTTGCATTCCTTTCCCAGACATATTAATCAGCGTTTTTGATACTGCCTAGGCAGATACGTTTTATACTCTTCGGCCTCTTCGCCCACCTTTTCTTCTAGTGCCGTCATGAGGAATAGGTGTAACTTCTTCAATGCGTCCTATGCGAAATCCGGCTCTTGCCAAAGCTCGTATGGCTGCCTGTGCTCCTGGGCCTGGTGTTCTGGCACCTGAACCACCAGGAGCTCTTACTTTTATGTGTATGGCTGTTATGCCTTTTTCCTTTGCAGTTGAAGCAGCAGCTCTTGCAGCACGCATGGCAGCATATGGTGAGGATTCTAAGCGGTCTGCTTTTACAAACATGCCGCCGCTGGTTCTTGAAATGGTTTCTGCTCCTGAGAGATCCGTCACGTGAATGATGGTATTGTTATATGAACTGTAGATGCGGACGATGCCCCATTTTTCAGTTTTCCTACTCATGCTGCTGTTTTCTCCTCTTCAGCTGGTTCCTCTTTTGCCTCAGCCTGAGGCATACTCGTTAGGGTTTGACGCAGTGGATGATTCATATTTGCTATGGCGCTCATCGGAGCGTAGTCAACATGAACATCCTCATCTCTTAGCACTAGATAGCTTGGTGCCGTTACTTTTTTCCCACTAACGGTGATGTGACCGTGTGTTATGAGTTGACGAGCTTGATGAATTGACTTGGCTAAGCCTTTATGAAAGACAAGAGATTGCAGTCTCCTTTCAAGAATGTCTTCAATTGCTAGATCCAACACGTCATCTAAGACTGTGGTTTCTGGAAGTATTCCAAGTCTGTCGAGTCTTCTTAAAAGTTGCTGCTTCAGTTTTTCTCCTTCTTCCTCAGGCATGGCCATTATGGAGCGTGCTATGCCCCGGAACTTCGATAACACCGTCTTGTGACGCCACAGTTCCCTTTTGTTTCGCAGTCCATACTGGCCAAGCAGCTTCAGTTCTGCCTGCAATATGTCTATCTTAAAAGGAAACCTGGGAGTTTCATATTTTTTCCGTTGCTTTTTTGGATCACCCACTATCGTTTACCTCCTGGGACTCTCTTCTTTCTGACGCCTATGGCCTTTCCTTTCCTTCCAGTGGTCTTAGTTCGTTGACCACGCACTTTTAGCCCATATGAGTGTCGATAGCCTTTCCAAGATTTCGTGGCTTTCATGAGGTTTATATCTGTCTTGGTTTGAAGAACGAGGTCAGCGCCTGTGAGATGTAAATTTTTTCCTGTTTTCAAATCTTTTCGGCGGTTAAAAAGCCATTCTGGGAGATCATATTTAGTTGGATTATTAATTATTTCTTCCAGCTTTTCTAGGTCTTGATCTGAAAGAAATCCAAGGCGGGTATCCGGATTTACTCCGCTCTTTTTTACTATGGAATTAGCTATGCTGACTCCTACTCCTTTTATTTTGGAGATGGCGTTGGCTACTTTCAGGGTGCCGTTTAGGTCTGTGTCTGCTATTCGCGTGATGTGGCGAAATTCTTTTGGCATTTTAAGTCTCCAGTGTTTTGAAGCTAACTATCGAAAGGGATGCGCAATTTATATAAACTTTCCTTTAGAAGCAGTTTGCGCGTGTGCATCTAACGTCAGGACGATATGGTAGCTTTGTTGTCGAGAAAAGACTTAAACAAGTCTTCTTCTATTCCTTACACTGCCTCGATGATTAGAAGTTGGGAAAAAAGGGCGGGTAGATCAGCCTGGAATGATCGCCACGTTGGCATCGTGGAGGCCGCGGGTTCAAATCCCGTCCCGTCCACAAAATTGAGCGGTTTTCAAGCAGTTTCTTGTCCGAAAAATGAGTAAAAGTGCTTTTCTAGGAAAATTTTAGTGGCATGTTGCATCATTTCACCTCAGCATTTATTTGCTCACCAAGCGTATGTGAATGAAGGTTTCAATACATTCCTTTTTCCAGTAGAACCACATGAGTATCCCAACGTTCGTCGGTGCCCCAGTTCACATTATGCAGAGTTTCTTCGAAGTCGATTTCGTATGTACCCATAATCGCGTTGAAGCCTTTTTTCAAGGCTATAGCTATGTTGTAGGAGAGATGTGAGAGGAAACCGTGTGGTTCAGTGGCACAGATCGTAAAGACCCACAGCGATCGTTCTGGTACACGCTTGGGATAGGCATAAGATAATGAATCCATCTTCGCTTTCAATGCTATGTAGAACTCGTGGGACTTTCCAAGTGTTTCAAGACCTTTGAGTGTACTGTCTAGAGCCTTCCAGTCGTAGATTAAGACTTTGTGGGGGATGATGTGCGGATTGCCTTGTAATAGTTTGTAGACTTCGTTAGGATTTGATTTTCTTATATGGGGATAGTTTCCCATTGATTGTATGATTCTAGCGTTTGGATGCCAGAAAACACCCATCTCTAATACTTTGACAAACCCAAATTTTTCAGCAAGCATCAGTGAGGCTTGATTCTCAGTTGAGGTTGCATATCGGAATCGCTGGACACCTAAGTCTTCGGCTTTTTTGATTAGATGTTCTGTAAGGACATTTGCAAACCCTTTTCTCCTGTGGTCAGGGTGTACTCTCAAGCCTTCCATCCATCCTGTTCGACCGTTTTCAATGAGTCTAAGGTTGGCCACCGCAACCAGGCGATCGTCAACCTCAAAGCCATAAGTATAGGAGTTTGGGTCTTTCAACCACTCGTCAATAATAAAGGGAAGGTAGTCATGCCCCTCCCAGATGTGTCGCGATATCTCAAGTATGTCGTTCCGGTCTAATGCAGACACTCTCTTGATTTTTGTACGCATGAATTTCAAATCAACTCTCATTTTTATCTTACTATTTCTTCCTGGTGTATGCTCGACATCTTCCAAACGACTCTTGCATGCGTGCGCGTTGCAATTAAACTATTCTGAGGTTGGTGTGTGCTCTCATCAACAGATTTAGACGACAATATCCTTCTATTTTCGTCCACAATCCGTAAACACTGGCGTTTTAATTGAAAAATTACAAATGCTGTTCATGTGCGCTGTAAAGATTTCATTCATTTATAACTTCATATTCTTGCACGCTTTTTGCGCCCAATCCAAGTTCAACAGCTCTGCGAATCTGAGTATAACTCCAAGGATCATCTTTCAAGCTGGCACCATCAAAGCTTTCAATTATTTTCAATGCTTCAACATCCATAGCTATTCTGTCTCCAGAAGCCAATACAATACCGGGGCTTCTAGACTCACCCTTTGCAGGCCCCCCAGAAATGAAACATTTCCTCCCATCCATAATCATTAAGCTTGGGTGAACCACCAAGTTTAAGTCCGCTATCTTCTTCTGCAAACTCCTCGTGTGAAGTCGTATCCTCTCACTGGGCTTCATGAAACCCACCGCCAATTTCAGGCTAAAAGTGAATTTCGCCCACGTGTGCGTCTTCATGCAACAAACATAAACAACCTTTTTCGCTTCCAATGCAATTTCAGGTAAACTGACTTTCTTAAGATACTTGCCACCTGTACTGATTCTTGTCCATCTTCCCTCATCAAAAACTACCACCTCCGCTCCTGCCTCTTCTGCCTTTCCCATCATTTCTGTCTCTTCTAACACTCTCCGAGTGGAAAGCCGACGAGTAGATGATTCACCAAGAACCACCTTCCCAGCGCCATGTTCATATAGCAAATCAATCACTGCCTTAACGAAATCAGGATCGCTAGAACCTGGTGGAGAATCCGCGGTATTAAAATTTGGTTTCAATAGGATTTCATCGTCTTTTTCGATAATTTTCTTGAAACCACCAATCAAATTCACAGAGTTCAAAATGCCTTCCTTCAGATTACGGAGATTCGTAACTCTACTAACCAGCACCTTGTCGTCCTTCCTGTAAGGATTAACCCTAATCCTGCCAATTCCTCGGCTGACACTTGAGCTAACCACAATAAATCACTGATAGAGAATAATGTTACCGAAATTTAGCCTTTAGCTTAATTGTTGATGCGCACGTGTTAAGGAACTGGAGATTTCAGGATGGGTCAAGGCGGAGAGATGATTAACTTGTGCTCAATTTTGAAACTTCTTCTTTCAAAAGACCGATTCAGCTTTCTGTAGCTCACAAGTGGATTTTGATAGGTTCAAA is a genomic window containing:
- a CDS encoding DNA-directed RNA polymerase subunit N, encoding MIIPVRCFTCGKVVGDKWEDFARRVKEGEDSGKILDDLSVTRYCCRRMLLSHVEIIDEIIKFYEIGKKRQLRPP
- a CDS encoding 30S ribosomal protein S9 gives rise to the protein MSSSKKIITISGKRKTATARATIRAGRGRIRINNVPLEIFEPQTARLKMMEPLLQVGDELRNRIDVNIKVSGGGFMGQAEAARMAIARGLLRWTKSKHLQSIFTEYDRTMLAGDPRRKEPKKFGGPGARAKRQKSYR
- a CDS encoding 50S ribosomal protein L13, giving the protein MKLQSKHVTVVDANNLILGRMATVVAKRLLQGESIIILNAEKTVISGKRLSRVKEAKRKLEIGHPRKGPYYPRRPDRFVKRTIRGMLPRKKPKGKEAHKRLRVFVGIPQEFKDQNVEVISEAKAEKLKCSYITVGELVKEIGWIPAGE
- a CDS encoding 50S ribosomal protein L18e gives rise to the protein MRKTKPDNPQLLDLIRFLKRAARENDAKIWGSIADALSKPRSRRISVNLSRINRHTEKGQVVAVAGKVLGSGALRHPATVAAFTFSAAAKEKIKKAKGKCLMFHELVKKNPKGSNVKIVG
- a CDS encoding DNA-directed RNA polymerase subunit D — its product is MKIQILEKNEVSLRLLIEGTNAAFANTLRRIIISEVPTMAVDDVVIIENSSTLRDEVLAHRIGLTPLKTDLDTYNLPENCACKSEFGCNLCRVSLVLDVEAEDHTITVYSGDFKSENPSIVPISNKIPWVKLAPEQKIRLEAYARLGKGKSHARWQPVSMCAYKYVPIIKVDTRLCNLCGDCIKVCPKNILVKAGDKIEIRNIENCTLCQDCVDACQRKPKAIEVTWDEDSFIFGIESTGALLPERILQEALNVLDGKLKDFLNQSTGKQDEKNKT
- a CDS encoding 30S ribosomal protein S11, producing MSRKTEKWGIVRIYSSYNNTIIHVTDLSGAETISRTSGGMFVKADRLESSPYAAMRAARAAASTAKEKGITAIHIKVRAPGGSGARTPGPGAQAAIRALARAGFRIGRIEEVTPIPHDGTRRKGGRRGRRV
- a CDS encoding 30S ribosomal protein S4, which encodes MGDPKKQRKKYETPRFPFKIDILQAELKLLGQYGLRNKRELWRHKTVLSKFRGIARSIMAMPEEEGEKLKQQLLRRLDRLGILPETTVLDDVLDLAIEDILERRLQSLVFHKGLAKSIHQARQLITHGHITVSGKKVTAPSYLVLRDEDVHVDYAPMSAIANMNHPLRQTLTSMPQAEAKEEPAEEEKTAA
- a CDS encoding 30S ribosomal protein S13, which translates into the protein MPKEFRHITRIADTDLNGTLKVANAISKIKGVGVSIANSIVKKSGVNPDTRLGFLSDQDLEKLEEIINNPTKYDLPEWLFNRRKDLKTGKNLHLTGADLVLQTKTDINLMKATKSWKGYRHSYGLKVRGQRTKTTGRKGKAIGVRKKRVPGGKR
- a CDS encoding GNAT family N-acetyltransferase; translation: MRVDLKFMRTKIKRVSALDRNDILEISRHIWEGHDYLPFIIDEWLKDPNSYTYGFEVDDRLVAVANLRLIENGRTGWMEGLRVHPDHRRKGFANVLTEHLIKKAEDLGVQRFRYATSTENQASLMLAEKFGFVKVLEMGVFWHPNARIIQSMGNYPHIRKSNPNEVYKLLQGNPHIIPHKVLIYDWKALDSTLKGLETLGKSHEFYIALKAKMDSLSYAYPKRVPERSLWVFTICATEPHGFLSHLSYNIAIALKKGFNAIMGTYEIDFEETLHNVNWGTDERWDTHVVLLEKGMY
- a CDS encoding DUF362 domain-containing protein translates to MVSSSVSRGIGRIRVNPYRKDDKVLVSRVTNLRNLKEGILNSVNLIGGFKKIIEKDDEILLKPNFNTADSPPGSSDPDFVKAVIDLLYEHGAGKVVLGESSTRRLSTRRVLEETEMMGKAEEAGAEVVVFDEGRWTRISTGGKYLKKVSLPEIALEAKKVVYVCCMKTHTWAKFTFSLKLAVGFMKPSERIRLHTRSLQKKIADLNLVVHPSLMIMDGRKCFISGGPAKGESRSPGIVLASGDRIAMDVEALKIIESFDGASLKDDPWSYTQIRRAVELGLGAKSVQEYEVINE